The following are from one region of the Leptospira yasudae genome:
- a CDS encoding menaquinone biosynthetic enzyme MqnA/MqnD family protein, translated as MKIGIVKHLNARPLTWGFEKNKEHEIIPENPAVLKDYLLNGTIDLGLISSIECLRNADVLNTYYATGVCAKEKVRSILFFKNKKEAFPPRLILTDNGSKTSMSLVRVLVHEESGFVPEVEPTDSKLIQERIANGIGSHMLFGDNALLAQWNPDHYEVKDLAQWWNEITGLGFIFALWASKKPLQVNDSIFIQSLEYGISHIEEIITHESRMSESVVREYLTNELHYKVTEEDYKGFLLFGEKCRKLNLL; from the coding sequence TTGAAAATAGGAATCGTCAAACATCTGAACGCAAGACCCCTGACTTGGGGTTTCGAAAAAAACAAAGAACACGAAATCATTCCTGAAAACCCGGCGGTCCTCAAGGACTATCTTTTAAACGGAACGATCGATCTGGGTTTGATCTCTTCCATAGAATGTCTTCGGAACGCGGATGTTCTCAACACATATTACGCGACTGGGGTTTGCGCGAAGGAAAAGGTTCGATCGATTTTATTCTTTAAAAATAAAAAGGAAGCCTTTCCTCCCCGACTGATCTTAACGGACAACGGTTCCAAAACGAGTATGTCCTTAGTGCGGGTTTTGGTGCATGAAGAAAGCGGATTCGTTCCCGAAGTGGAGCCGACCGATTCCAAACTGATTCAGGAAAGAATCGCGAACGGAATCGGATCGCACATGCTTTTCGGCGACAACGCGCTGCTCGCACAGTGGAACCCCGATCATTACGAAGTCAAAGACTTGGCGCAGTGGTGGAACGAAATCACGGGTCTCGGATTCATATTCGCGTTGTGGGCGAGCAAAAAGCCTTTGCAGGTGAACGACTCCATCTTCATTCAATCTTTGGAATATGGAATCTCCCACATAGAAGAGATCATCACGCACGAGTCCCGCATGTCCGAATCCGTGGTCCGCGAATATCTCACGAATGAACTTCACTATAAAGTCACGGAAGAGGACTATAAGGGTTTTCTTTTGTTCGGAGAGAAGTGCAGAAAGTTGAATTTGTTGTAG
- a CDS encoding CheR family methyltransferase: protein MTESQFGMTTISDEEFQFIKSLMYKETGIFLADHKKIMVQSRLNGRARHFGLKTVSEYIGRLRADHGFFKSELTELINRITTNKTDFFRENHHFEFLKSTFFPSVEEKASKNGKKTLRIWSSACSTGEEPYTIAITCLEYFAFKPGWDIKIYASDIDTNVINTAKEGIYREDRLQPVDEKLKNKYFIKHKDPDRGELTYQAKPELKALIDFRKVNLLETPYPISEKMDCVFCRNVIIYFDKQTQKKIFENFEKVLKDRGLLVIGHSETLFGISESYKFLGHTIYQKKPVI, encoded by the coding sequence ATGACAGAAAGCCAATTCGGCATGACTACGATTTCCGACGAGGAATTTCAATTCATCAAATCTCTTATGTATAAAGAGACCGGAATCTTTCTCGCGGATCATAAAAAAATCATGGTTCAATCCCGTTTGAACGGAAGGGCCAGACATTTCGGTTTAAAGACGGTTTCGGAATACATCGGAAGACTCCGGGCCGATCACGGTTTTTTTAAGAGCGAACTGACCGAACTCATCAATCGGATCACGACCAACAAGACCGATTTCTTTCGGGAGAATCATCACTTTGAATTTTTGAAATCCACATTCTTTCCTTCCGTGGAAGAGAAGGCATCCAAGAACGGGAAAAAAACCTTGAGAATCTGGTCTAGCGCGTGTTCGACGGGAGAAGAACCGTATACGATCGCGATCACATGTCTCGAATACTTCGCATTTAAACCCGGATGGGACATCAAGATCTACGCTTCGGACATCGATACGAACGTCATCAATACCGCGAAGGAAGGAATCTACAGAGAGGATCGTCTTCAACCCGTGGACGAAAAACTCAAAAACAAATACTTCATCAAACACAAGGACCCGGATCGAGGCGAGCTCACGTATCAGGCCAAACCGGAACTCAAGGCTTTGATCGATTTTAGAAAGGTCAATCTTTTGGAAACCCCGTATCCTATTTCCGAAAAGATGGACTGCGTATTTTGCAGAAACGTAATCATCTACTTCGATAAGCAGACTCAGAAAAAGATTTTCGAGAATTTTGAAAAGGTCTTAAAGGACCGCGGACTTCTCGTGATCGGTCATTCGGAGACCTTGTTCGGAATTTCGGAAAGTTATAAGTTTCTCGGGCACACGATCTATCAGAAAAAGCCGGTTATTTGA
- a CDS encoding AbrB/MazE/SpoVT family DNA-binding domain-containing protein — translation MNKVTVSPKFQVVIPKEIREKAGIRIGSHFEVLSYGNRIELIPLEPIKKLKGFLNGMDTKIDRGKDRF, via the coding sequence ATGAACAAGGTAACCGTATCCCCAAAATTTCAGGTAGTAATTCCGAAAGAAATACGTGAAAAAGCCGGAATTAGGATAGGAAGTCATTTCGAAGTGCTTTCTTATGGAAATCGGATCGAATTGATTCCTTTGGAACCGATCAAAAAGCTAAAAGGGTTTTTAAACGGAATGGATACGAAAATCGATCGGGGAAAAGATCGTTTTTGA
- a CDS encoding type II toxin-antitoxin system VapC family toxin: MNIVDSSGWLEYFAGTKRADLFAEAIEKTDKLLVPTISLFEVFKKIYLERDENSALKAIAHMQQGRVIDLDTSISILAAKLSKDRKIPMADSIILATAYQHDAVLWTQDEDFKDLVGVNFFPKK, encoded by the coding sequence TTGAATATCGTAGATTCCTCCGGCTGGTTGGAGTATTTTGCGGGAACAAAGAGGGCTGATTTGTTTGCGGAAGCTATCGAAAAGACGGATAAACTCTTAGTTCCTACGATTTCACTCTTTGAAGTATTCAAAAAAATTTATTTGGAAAGGGACGAAAACAGCGCTTTAAAAGCGATCGCTCATATGCAACAAGGTCGAGTAATCGATCTTGATACTTCTATTTCGATTCTTGCCGCAAAGTTAAGTAAGGATCGTAAAATTCCAATGGCAGACAGTATTATTTTAGCGACCGCTTATCAACACGATGCGGTCTTATGGACGCAAGATGAAGATTTTAAAGATTTAGTCGGAGTGAATTTTTTTCCAAAGAAATAG
- a CDS encoding SpoIIE family protein phosphatase — translation MIDIKFGQRKVVSFRGSHKVVGGLTEKNKIDILLYISKEFSSVDKHEELYESVINICKDIFECDNTTLRIWEKGLLVPVRYLLETTPPRRSVSENEGYSGHTFKTKSSLLVQNLAYHPEYIDEGESTLSVMCVPILYKDEVLGTIAVESEHSFFYIDDDIEILEALAAQLALALTSVRLIEGLVEANQREASILKQLEFDMKMGRNVQSQIINTSISPWNGIHFGTYYEPMTEVSGDYFDVVRHGNAVTVIIADVSGHGIPAALVTMSIHYQFRRCTSLGLGLTETLTELGESIRPQLPDGTYFTAFILRIYGDYSYSYVNGAHQKLIHFRNDTGVIDELDSNGVPMGIFEVSRSNFEEKHGRINPGDILILTSDGIVEQKNPERQELGNARFLEWIRQEKQTLEEQRDRIYVADLVDSLISRFKRYKGEARNGDDISIMALQCNPLLNKAKSMMNVAKAAAKEKNDSLAYDKALDVYSLDDSIKDSLLLLGRMYYRDRNFPKAIQFLDKFVKTSGEDSAYIHYLIGRAYYETENINEAKRSLKRSLAIDHTYSKASLRLARCYLKENQSPKAIKVLQQGIKSAPTNEYLKISLKKLEDLMRKKEDSSPSGEAQAKLAV, via the coding sequence ATGATAGATATAAAATTTGGTCAGCGCAAAGTAGTCAGTTTTCGGGGAAGTCATAAGGTCGTCGGCGGCCTTACGGAAAAGAATAAGATCGATATTCTTCTCTACATCAGTAAGGAATTTTCCTCGGTCGATAAACACGAAGAACTTTATGAATCCGTAATCAACATCTGTAAGGACATCTTCGAGTGCGATAATACGACATTGAGAATTTGGGAGAAGGGACTTCTCGTTCCGGTCCGTTATCTTTTGGAAACGACCCCTCCGAGAAGAAGCGTTAGTGAAAACGAAGGTTATTCGGGTCACACGTTCAAAACGAAGTCCTCTTTGCTCGTTCAAAATCTCGCCTATCACCCGGAATACATCGACGAGGGAGAATCCACTCTTTCCGTGATGTGCGTTCCGATTCTTTACAAGGACGAAGTTCTCGGAACGATCGCGGTCGAATCGGAACACAGTTTCTTTTACATCGACGATGATATCGAAATTCTCGAGGCGCTCGCGGCACAACTCGCGCTGGCTCTGACCTCGGTTCGTTTGATCGAAGGTCTCGTCGAAGCGAACCAAAGAGAGGCTTCCATCCTGAAGCAGCTCGAGTTCGATATGAAGATGGGAAGAAACGTTCAGAGTCAGATCATCAACACGAGCATTTCGCCTTGGAACGGAATTCATTTCGGAACGTATTACGAACCGATGACCGAAGTTTCGGGCGATTACTTCGACGTTGTGCGTCACGGGAACGCGGTTACGGTCATCATCGCGGACGTTTCCGGTCACGGGATTCCCGCGGCCCTCGTAACGATGTCGATTCACTATCAATTCAGAAGATGTACGTCCCTCGGTTTGGGTTTGACCGAAACGTTAACCGAACTCGGTGAATCGATTCGTCCTCAGCTTCCGGACGGAACGTATTTTACGGCCTTTATCCTGAGAATCTACGGAGATTATTCGTATTCTTATGTGAACGGAGCGCATCAAAAGCTCATTCATTTCAGAAACGATACCGGTGTGATCGACGAACTCGATTCCAACGGCGTTCCGATGGGAATTTTCGAAGTCAGCAGAAGCAACTTCGAGGAAAAACACGGACGCATCAATCCGGGAGACATTCTCATTCTCACCTCGGACGGAATCGTGGAACAAAAAAATCCCGAACGTCAGGAACTCGGCAACGCGCGCTTTTTGGAATGGATTCGTCAGGAAAAACAAACTCTCGAAGAACAAAGAGACCGCATCTACGTTGCGGATCTGGTCGATTCTTTGATTTCCCGTTTTAAACGTTATAAGGGAGAAGCGAGAAACGGAGACGACATTTCCATCATGGCTCTTCAATGTAATCCGCTTTTGAATAAGGCGAAGTCGATGATGAACGTCGCAAAGGCAGCCGCGAAGGAGAAGAACGATTCTCTCGCGTATGATAAGGCTCTCGACGTGTATTCTTTGGACGATTCGATCAAGGACAGCCTTCTTCTTTTGGGAAGAATGTACTACAGGGACCGGAATTTTCCGAAGGCCATTCAATTCCTGGATAAGTTCGTAAAAACCTCCGGAGAAGATTCGGCTTACATCCATTATCTGATCGGAAGAGCGTATTACGAGACGGAGAACATCAACGAAGCGAAACGTTCGCTCAAACGTTCTCTCGCGATCGATCACACGTATTCGAAAGCGAGTCTTCGTTTGGCGAGATGTTATCTCAAGGAGAATCAAAGTCCGAAAGCGATCAAGGTTCTTCAGCAAGGAATCAAATCCGCACCTACGAACGAATACTTAAAGATCTCTCTCAAAAAATTGGAGGATCTGATGCGTAAGAAAGAAGACTCTTCTCCCTCCGGAGAAGCACAAGCGAAACTTGCGGTTTAA
- a CDS encoding ammonium transporter: protein MRWCFILILALLTTGIFAQEAPVAETVVATPDPAAVKAVSDEVATLRSEINWLWTCIAAFMVFFMQAGFAYVEAGFTRAKNVVNILMKNFIDFCLGSIFFWLLGFSIMFGPQLLPGFGIGMPGLAENLIVKDGVPDKWGFAFFIFQMVFAGTAATIVSGAMAERTKFVSYIIFSVLMTALVYPFFGSLAWAGLWGLGKGFLEQQGFIDFAGSTVVHSVGGWAGLAGALILGPRIGKYQDGKLFPILGHNMSMAALGVFILWFGWFGFNPGSTTSVNGGNFAVIAVTTNMAAVSGALASMIVTWIMFKKPDIGLSLNGALAGLVAITAPCANVSISSAVIIGFIAGILVVLSVLFFDRIHIDDPVGAVSVHGVCGAWGTLAAGLFAQESYGGVNGLFFGGELSVVLTQLTGIGIAFVWSFGVSSIIFLILKYTLGLRVSEDEEIMGLDILEHGNEAYPISK, encoded by the coding sequence ATGCGTTGGTGTTTTATTTTAATCCTCGCTTTGTTGACTACGGGAATTTTCGCACAAGAGGCGCCGGTCGCCGAAACCGTCGTTGCGACTCCGGACCCTGCGGCCGTTAAAGCGGTCAGCGACGAAGTTGCAACTCTTAGATCGGAGATCAATTGGCTTTGGACTTGTATCGCGGCCTTTATGGTATTTTTTATGCAGGCGGGCTTCGCCTATGTGGAAGCGGGTTTTACCCGAGCTAAGAACGTCGTGAATATTCTGATGAAGAACTTCATCGACTTCTGTTTGGGTTCGATCTTTTTCTGGCTTCTCGGTTTTTCGATCATGTTCGGTCCTCAGTTGTTGCCCGGTTTCGGAATCGGAATGCCCGGGCTTGCGGAGAATCTGATCGTCAAAGACGGAGTTCCGGATAAGTGGGGATTCGCATTCTTCATCTTTCAGATGGTGTTTGCGGGAACGGCGGCGACGATCGTTTCGGGTGCGATGGCGGAAAGAACCAAGTTCGTTTCGTATATCATCTTCTCCGTTTTGATGACCGCGCTCGTATATCCGTTCTTCGGTAGTTTGGCTTGGGCCGGACTTTGGGGACTCGGAAAAGGATTTTTGGAACAACAAGGATTCATCGACTTTGCGGGTTCGACCGTGGTTCACTCGGTCGGAGGTTGGGCCGGTCTTGCAGGCGCGTTAATCCTCGGACCTCGGATCGGGAAATACCAAGACGGAAAATTATTTCCGATTCTCGGACACAACATGTCCATGGCCGCGCTCGGAGTTTTTATTCTTTGGTTCGGTTGGTTCGGATTCAACCCCGGTTCCACGACTTCGGTAAACGGAGGGAACTTTGCGGTCATCGCGGTTACGACCAACATGGCGGCGGTTTCAGGAGCGTTGGCTTCGATGATCGTGACTTGGATCATGTTCAAAAAGCCGGATATCGGTCTTTCCTTAAACGGCGCGTTAGCCGGTCTTGTGGCGATCACCGCTCCTTGCGCGAACGTCAGCATTTCTTCCGCGGTCATCATCGGATTTATCGCGGGAATTCTCGTGGTGTTGAGCGTTCTGTTCTTTGATCGGATTCATATCGACGATCCTGTCGGAGCAGTTTCGGTTCACGGAGTTTGCGGGGCTTGGGGAACCTTGGCCGCGGGACTTTTTGCACAGGAGAGTTACGGCGGGGTGAACGGTCTCTTTTTCGGGGGAGAATTGAGCGTGGTTCTTACGCAGCTCACCGGAATCGGAATCGCCTTTGTCTGGTCTTTTGGAGTCAGCTCGATCATCTTTTTGATTCTGAAATACACTTTGGGACTACGGGTTTCCGAAGACGAAGAAATCATGGGATTGGATATTCTGGAACACGGAAACGAGGCATATCCGATTTCCAAATAG
- a CDS encoding STAS domain-containing protein encodes MEYEDLRNYLNSYLETNPTSVVLDFSQIEVISSVALGTLVGFTNRVRGLGIAVEAINVSPRLKQILRLVSLDRVFGSL; translated from the coding sequence ATGGAATATGAGGACCTGCGTAATTATCTGAATTCTTATCTTGAAACGAATCCGACCTCCGTCGTCTTGGATTTTTCCCAAATCGAAGTGATCTCTTCCGTTGCTCTCGGCACTCTGGTGGGATTTACCAATCGCGTGCGCGGTCTTGGAATCGCAGTGGAAGCGATCAACGTTTCTCCGCGTCTGAAGCAGATTCTAAGACTTGTATCTCTTGACAGAGTTTTCGGCTCTTTATAA
- a CDS encoding HIT family protein: protein MEESNSQWDEPRKNLFSIHKLDYARGKRPEVDCILCGICRNDPEVPNLIVSETELTVVSVNLYPYNPGHLILFPKRHILSYEELTREEALEIHEGTVKAISILKKLWNVQGFNLGYNLGKNSGGSIPHIHEHIVPRFPNEAGFLDVLANSRIVIYEPFEMQKEWIRIWKEFK from the coding sequence GAATCGAATTCGCAATGGGACGAACCTCGTAAAAATCTTTTTTCAATTCATAAGCTGGATTACGCCCGAGGAAAAAGACCCGAAGTGGATTGTATCCTTTGCGGAATTTGCAGAAACGATCCCGAGGTTCCGAACCTGATCGTTTCCGAAACGGAACTCACCGTAGTTTCCGTGAACTTATATCCATACAATCCCGGACATCTCATCCTCTTTCCGAAACGTCATATTCTTTCCTACGAAGAACTCACCCGAGAAGAAGCCCTTGAGATTCACGAAGGAACGGTGAAAGCGATTTCCATTTTGAAAAAACTTTGGAACGTTCAGGGTTTCAATCTCGGTTATAATTTAGGGAAGAATTCAGGCGGATCGATTCCTCATATCCACGAACATATCGTTCCTCGCTTTCCGAACGAGGCCGGGTTTTTGGACGTATTAGCAAATTCAAGAATTGTAATCTACGAACCGTTCGAGATGCAGAAAGAATGGATTCGAATCTGGAAAGAATTCAAATAG
- a CDS encoding acyl-CoA thioesterase, protein MKNKIPKEEFEFHHTLRVRYAESDPQGIVFNANYLVYFDVAITEYFRSFGLPYGESVSKYGIDFHVVHCSIDYKSPARFDEDIQIYVKGSYSGVKIFWDIAIFRGESFLCSGVLIYACVDANGGGLKKIDPQLAALLKLKVKD, encoded by the coding sequence GTGAAAAATAAAATCCCAAAAGAAGAATTCGAATTCCATCATACTCTGCGAGTGCGTTATGCGGAATCGGACCCGCAAGGAATCGTATTCAACGCGAATTATCTGGTTTACTTCGACGTCGCGATTACGGAGTATTTCCGTTCCTTCGGTCTTCCCTACGGAGAATCGGTTTCGAAATACGGAATCGACTTTCATGTCGTTCATTGTTCCATAGATTACAAATCTCCCGCTCGTTTCGACGAAGACATTCAGATCTACGTAAAGGGTTCGTATTCGGGCGTGAAAATTTTCTGGGACATCGCGATCTTTCGCGGCGAATCCTTTCTTTGTTCCGGTGTTTTGATCTACGCCTGCGTGGATGCAAACGGCGGAGGCTTGAAGAAAATCGATCCGCAACTCGCCGCTCTCTTGAAGTTAAAAGTAAAAGATTGA
- a CDS encoding LIC11874 family lipoprotein — MSLVSGRISKFFLFGILLLFISNCFDYEETLTINSDFSGTLEVSYVVPTRRNSDESLIKFLPTQKDEILGRLNKGFFSKNVGVKDYTFQKIVTPETDPSLFREKAKVYYKIEFQDLSQIEDAMLGKVQVRKKGNTIYVKREIPTISRAPETLKKDGEKKIYSETLRLLRTSSILFKVNFPIASVCRSNRGDVNLGRLSYRLPLAETIEKTGNNSWDYRITVIY, encoded by the coding sequence ATGAGCCTCGTTTCCGGCCGAATTTCCAAGTTTTTCCTCTTCGGTATTCTGCTACTATTCATCTCCAATTGTTTCGATTACGAGGAAACTCTTACGATCAACTCGGATTTTTCCGGAACATTAGAAGTTTCGTATGTAGTTCCGACCCGCAGAAATTCGGACGAATCTCTTATTAAATTTTTACCGACCCAAAAAGACGAAATCTTGGGAAGACTTAACAAGGGGTTCTTTTCCAAGAACGTTGGCGTCAAGGATTACACGTTTCAAAAGATCGTGACTCCCGAAACCGATCCGAGTTTGTTCCGCGAAAAAGCGAAGGTCTATTACAAGATAGAATTTCAGGACCTTTCTCAGATCGAAGATGCGATGCTCGGAAAAGTCCAGGTTCGTAAAAAAGGAAATACCATCTACGTGAAACGGGAAATTCCTACGATCAGCCGCGCTCCCGAAACTCTCAAAAAAGACGGCGAAAAGAAGATCTATTCCGAAACGCTTCGTTTGCTTCGGACGAGTTCCATTTTGTTTAAGGTGAACTTTCCGATCGCGTCCGTTTGCAGATCCAATCGAGGAGACGTAAATCTCGGTCGACTCAGTTATCGTTTGCCTCTCGCCGAAACCATTGAAAAAACCGGGAACAACTCCTGGGATTATAGAATCACGGTTATCTATTGA